One window from the genome of Salvia miltiorrhiza cultivar Shanhuang (shh) chromosome 7, IMPLAD_Smil_shh, whole genome shotgun sequence encodes:
- the LOC130992883 gene encoding uncharacterized protein LOC130992883, whose amino-acid sequence MLTQVHPDDQAIVRKASGKVLAESLSRAYMTEEAQKAEALHRVELFDEVEGNLHEAKSALALKEKEASQAASRLSEAEAELARAQTRLVELEVENNSLESALQEAKRETHELGYRFKERYSKEYDESKRRWREAHIRAHREGYIFGICDQQLEFFLSPQGHQFLKILFEGTVDAFCKTPDFLRRFLPSMAYIIMEIGRKRVKMSRATTEQVAKLDLRALMRSLDNKALCVKLGIDPKAPASPEWWYPARDCAFQQFTVGLCSEDVPTEPIFSSPFLEILQEFLQDLSGDRAAPRSFAEFGLYPPKPLLSDLASLPASRKEVPQELAKLYKDEANFTHSLVGDLSKDPNPFPNVDASRSSPIFNEGPFSASSGLGPSGSAPSSSASPSVSFPIRDCPFSLDRLESICIFISRDHVSTYPF is encoded by the exons ATGTTAACCCAGGTTCACCCGGATGATCAAGCCATCGTTCGTAAGGCCTCGGGCAAGGTGCTAGCTGAATCGCTGAGCCGCGCTTACATGACG GAGGAGGCCCAGAAGGCAGAGGCTCTGCACCGGGTGGAACTTTTTGATGAAGTAGAGGGAAATTTGCATGAGGCCAAGTCTGCCCTGGCCCTTAAGGAGAAAGAGGCCTCCCAAGCAGCTTCTCGCCTCAGTGAGGCAGAGGCAGAGTTGGCCCGTGCTCAGACCAGACTGGTAGAACTAGAGGTTGAGAACAACTCCTTGGAGTCTGCCCTTCAAGAGGCAAAGCGGGAGACTCATGAGTTGGGCTATAGATTCAAAGAACGCTACTCCAAGGAGTACGACGAGTCTAAGAGACGGTGGAGGGAGGCCCACATCAGAGCCCACCGAGAGGGATATATCTTCGGGATCTGTGACCAACAACTGGAGTTCTTCCTGTCGCCCCAGGGTCATCAATTTCTCAAGATCCTCTTTGAGGGGACAGTGGATGCCTTCTGCAAAACTCCCGACTTCCTACGGAGGTTTCTCCCTTCCATGGCCTATATAATAATGGAAATTGGTCGCAAAAGGGTGAAGATGTCTAGAGCCACTACCGAACAAGTGGCAAAGCTGGATCTGCGGGCCTTGATGAGGTCTTTGGACAACAAAGCTCTGTGCGTGAAGCTGGGCATAGACCCCAAGGCTCCCGCCAGCCCTGAATGGTGGTATCCAGCACGGGACTGTGCCTTTCAACAATTTACTGTGGGACTCTGCTCTGAAGATGTCCCCACGGAGCCTATCTTCTCCAGCCCTTTTCTTGAGATCCTTCAAGAATTTTTGCAAGATCTATCGGGGGATAGAGCTGCGCCCCGGTCCTTTGCTGAATTTGGGCTTTACCCCCCCAAGCCTCTGTTATCTGACCTGGCCAGCCTTCCCGCTTCCCGAAAAGAAGTCCCTCAAGAACTAGCCAAGTTATACAAGGACGAGGCCAACTTTACACACTCTCTGGTCGGGGATTTGTCCAAAGATCCGAACCCTTTCCCCAATGTTGACGCCTCCAGGTCCTCACCTATTTTCAATGAAGGTCCCTTCTCTGCCTCTTCCGGCCTTGGACCCTCCGGCTCTGCTCCTTCCAGCTCTGCTTCTCCCTCCGTTTCCTTTCCAATCCGAGACTGCCCCTTCTCCTTAGATAGGCTagaaagtatatgtatttttatttctagAGATCATGTGTCTACATATCCCTTTTGA